A part of bacterium genomic DNA contains:
- a CDS encoding HD domain-containing protein, producing MGIFVRAVAFAAERHRRQRRDDAESSPYINHPIAVADVLANEGGVADPTVLCAAALHDTVEDTATTPAELEAAFGPKIASVVGEVTDDMSLEKAERKRRQIERAARISREAKLVKLADKICNLRDILAAPPADWTAERKRAYFDWAALVVAGVRGVHPVLEAEFDRLLARRDELR from the coding sequence CTGGGGATCTTCGTTCGGGCCGTGGCGTTCGCGGCGGAGAGGCACCGGAGGCAGCGGCGCGACGACGCCGAGTCGTCTCCCTACATCAACCATCCGATCGCCGTGGCCGACGTGCTGGCGAACGAGGGCGGCGTCGCCGACCCGACCGTTCTCTGCGCGGCCGCGCTGCACGACACCGTCGAGGACACCGCGACCACGCCCGCCGAACTCGAGGCCGCCTTCGGGCCGAAGATCGCCTCGGTCGTGGGCGAGGTGACCGACGACATGTCGCTGGAGAAGGCGGAGCGCAAGCGGCGGCAGATCGAGCGCGCGGCGCGCATCTCGCGCGAGGCGAAGCTGGTCAAGCTCGCCGACAAGATCTGCAACCTGCGGGACATCCTCGCCGCGCCCCCGGCGGACTGGACGGCGGAGCGGAAGCGCGCCTACTTCGACTGGGCGGCGCTGGTCGTCGCCGGCGTGCGCGGCGTCCACCCCGTCCTCGAGGCGGAGTTCGATCGGCTGCTGGCGCGCCGCGACGAGCTCCGCTGA